One window from the genome of Cardiocondyla obscurior isolate alpha-2009 linkage group LG04, Cobs3.1, whole genome shotgun sequence encodes:
- the LOC139101918 gene encoding uncharacterized protein translates to MTKMEEVLKDLSTEFKMTIIRNLKTFVGMEITKGDGGLKLTQIAYTEKMLKQYEMDNAKPVKTPKILEESNQASLVKRDFPYRQLIENMLYLSTKIRPDILFAVNFSSRYIEEYTRDNINDAKYILKYLRRSISEEIKYTDGEKLN, encoded by the coding sequence ATGACTAAAATGGAAGAGGTGTTAAAAGACTTGAGCACAGAATTTAAAATGACAATAATAAGAAATCTAAAGACTTTTGTCGGAATGGAGATAACTAAAGGAGATGGAGGACTAAAATTGACACAGATTGCCTATACCGAAAAGATGCTGAAACAGTATGAAATGGATAATGCAAAACCTGTGAAGACTCCaaaaatattagaagaaaGCAATCAAGCATCTCTGGTGAAAAGAGACTTTCCATACAGACAACTAATAGAGAACATGCTTTATCTGTCTACGAAAATCAGACCAGACATATTATTTGCGGTTAATTTTAGCAGTAGATACATTGAGGAATATACTCGAGATAATATAAATGACGCGAAGTATATCCTGAAATACTTAAGAAGAAGCATCAGCGAAGAAATTAAGTACACCGATGGAGAAAAACTAAATTAG